The Apibacter raozihei genome contains a region encoding:
- a CDS encoding sensor histidine kinase translates to MILVVVSTIFAMGLITFYQYIKIAENYNQRRLERKEQLIIETFDYLLSSRNTKPEEVKEKIGNKIYEISDINNLDINFYSLDGKFLLGNKIPNAKTEFVPKEILKGLNINNDRIEIVQKSPLTGGNYIAVYRYIYNNDYQPITIINFPYLYDDYFIKKDFFGLLYRYLAIMLIVLIISGIFAWFFSQSLTRKIKEVAFRLSDTDALSFNRPILYNYIDEISPLIKAYNIMLTKFKEQTDALVKAEKDNAWQEMARQVAHEIKNPLTPMKLEIQSFQLRFNPDDPEVTEKLNTLTRSLIQQIDTISSIAEAFSDFAKMPVKKDQKLNIVEVTKNSLEIFPSQYITIDCPEEPVFLTLDPNLLNRCLTNLVKNAFQSIPENKEPRILVRIRQDSRMVYFSIIDNGSGIPQDVQPKIFTPQFSTKTSGSGLGLAITKKLIEEYNGTITFISEEGSGSIFKFEIPKNE, encoded by the coding sequence ATGATATTAGTTGTAGTGAGTACCATATTTGCTATGGGGCTCATTACTTTTTATCAATATATTAAAATTGCTGAAAATTATAATCAACGACGACTTGAGAGGAAAGAACAACTTATAATTGAAACTTTTGATTATTTGCTTTCCAGTAGAAACACCAAACCTGAAGAAGTTAAAGAAAAAATCGGGAATAAAATTTATGAAATTTCAGATATAAATAATCTGGATATTAATTTTTATTCATTGGACGGCAAATTTTTATTGGGAAATAAAATACCGAATGCTAAAACTGAGTTTGTACCTAAAGAAATTCTTAAAGGACTTAATATTAATAATGATAGGATCGAAATTGTTCAAAAATCGCCCTTAACCGGAGGTAACTACATTGCTGTTTACAGGTACATTTATAATAATGACTACCAACCCATAACCATAATTAACTTTCCCTATTTATATGATGATTACTTTATAAAGAAAGACTTTTTTGGCTTACTGTACCGGTACTTGGCTATAATGCTAATCGTTTTAATTATCAGTGGAATTTTCGCATGGTTCTTTTCCCAAAGCTTAACCAGAAAAATTAAAGAAGTTGCTTTTCGCTTAAGTGATACTGATGCTTTATCATTTAACCGCCCTATTTTATATAATTATATTGACGAAATAAGTCCTCTGATTAAAGCATATAATATTATGCTTACTAAATTTAAAGAACAAACGGATGCTCTGGTTAAAGCAGAAAAAGATAATGCATGGCAGGAAATGGCCAGACAGGTAGCCCATGAAATAAAAAACCCGTTAACTCCCATGAAACTGGAAATACAAAGTTTTCAGTTACGCTTTAATCCGGATGATCCGGAAGTTACCGAGAAATTAAATACACTTACCCGTTCCTTAATTCAACAAATAGATACGATATCTTCCATAGCCGAGGCATTTTCTGATTTTGCTAAAATGCCGGTTAAGAAAGATCAAAAATTAAATATTGTTGAGGTAACCAAAAATTCATTAGAAATTTTCCCTTCTCAGTATATCACTATTGATTGTCCGGAGGAACCTGTATTTTTAACACTCGATCCTAATCTGCTTAACCGTTGTTTAACTAATCTGGTTAAAAACGCATTTCAATCAATTCCTGAAAATAAAGAACCTCGAATTTTGGTTAGAATACGACAGGATTCGCGAATGGTATATTTTTCAATCATAGATAATGGAAGTGGCATTCCTCAGGATGTACAGCCTAAAATTTTCACCCCTCAATTCTCTACAAAAACGAGTGGTAGCGGTTTAGGTTTAGCAATAACTAAAAAGCTTATTGAGGAATACAACGGAACCATCACATTTATATCAGAAGAAGGTAGTGGTTCAATATTTAAATTTGAAATACCTAAAAATGAATAA
- a CDS encoding YraN family protein: MAEHNDFGYEAETEAVRYLKSKGYILIERNWRFRKAEIDIIMIDKEELVVVEVKARNSNSVMEPEDAVDYSKKRLMILAADYYVENNQIEYDVRFDVVSMLKIDNSWQINHITDAFDAIL, encoded by the coding sequence ATGGCAGAACATAATGACTTCGGATACGAAGCAGAAACCGAAGCAGTCCGATATCTTAAGAGTAAAGGATATATTTTAATTGAAAGAAATTGGCGATTCAGAAAAGCTGAAATTGATATTATTATGATAGATAAAGAAGAATTGGTTGTTGTGGAAGTTAAGGCTAGAAACAGTAACTCTGTCATGGAGCCGGAGGATGCGGTGGATTATTCAAAAAAAAGGTTGATGATTTTAGCGGCGGATTACTACGTCGAAAACAATCAAATAGAGTATGACGTTCGATTTGATGTAGTTTCTATGTTAAAAATTGATAATTCATGGCAAATCAATCATATCACAGATGCCTTCGATGCAATATTATAG
- a CDS encoding tRNA1(Val) (adenine(37)-N6)-methyltransferase, producing MNNIFRFKKFHIKQSNEVFKVGTDGVLAGCLANISQAQKILDIGTGTGLLALICAQRNPAACISAIDSEMESYLLAQENFSNSPFSNLSVSHKKIQDLSNQEYFDYIICNPPYFKVSEQLHQKYPVARHQLKMDYKVLLIKMSKLLTPSQGIAGLIFPYEQENEIIKLAESAQLSPIRVVHIYGIKNGKVKRSFIEFSLTPAACTNESLYIEETPRIWTSEYKTLTEDFYL from the coding sequence ATGAATAATATTTTCAGGTTCAAGAAATTTCACATTAAACAAAGCAACGAGGTTTTTAAAGTAGGTACTGACGGAGTATTGGCCGGATGCCTTGCCAATATTTCTCAAGCACAAAAAATTCTTGATATTGGTACTGGTACAGGTTTACTAGCTCTAATATGTGCGCAAAGAAATCCAGCTGCTTGTATATCTGCCATAGATTCAGAAATGGAATCTTACCTGCTGGCTCAAGAAAATTTTTCAAATTCTCCTTTCAGCAATCTTTCGGTATCACATAAAAAAATACAGGATTTATCTAATCAAGAATATTTTGACTACATTATTTGTAACCCTCCTTATTTTAAAGTCTCAGAACAATTACATCAAAAATATCCTGTTGCCAGGCATCAGCTAAAAATGGATTATAAAGTTTTACTTATTAAAATGAGTAAATTGCTTACTCCTTCACAAGGCATTGCTGGTCTAATTTTCCCATACGAACAGGAAAATGAAATAATTAAGCTTGCTGAATCGGCTCAGCTTTCGCCCATTCGTGTAGTACACATCTACGGAATAAAAAACGGCAAAGTAAAGCGTTCGTTTATTGAATTTTCTTTGACTCCTGCTGCATGTACCAATGAAAGTCTGTATATTGAAGAAACTCCGCGCATATGGACTTCTGAATACAAAACTTTGACAGAAGATTTTTACCTATAA